The stretch of DNA GCTCACCGTCTACGGCCCGAACCGGGGTCTCCACAGCGGCCACTACGGCAACTGGGCGCCCAACCCGATCGTCCGCCTGACGCACCTGATCGACGCGATGCGCGACGAAGAGGGCCGGATCTTGATCCCGAGGTTCGAAAACGACGTGCGGCCCCTGTCGGAAGCCGAAAAGCGCGCGATCGCCGGCGTCCCGCGCGTGGACGAGGAGTTGGAGAAGGAGTACGGTTTTCCACGGCCCGAAGGGGGCGGCGCGTCCCTCGTCGCGCTTCTCCATCGTCCGGCGCTGAACGTTCGCGGGATCTCCGCGGGACACGTCGGCGCCGAGGCCGCCAACGTGATCGTCCCGGAGGCCTCGGCCTCGATCGACTTCCGTCTCGTCCCGGACGAGACTCCCGAGAGCGTCCGCGGGAAGGTCGAGTCGTTCGTCGAGAAGCAGGGATGGTTCATCGTCCGCCAGGCCCCCGACGCGGCGACGCGCGCGGCTCACCCGAAGATCGTCCGCCTCGAATGGGAGGGCGGCTATCCTCCGGCGCGGACGCCGATGGACCTTCCCTTCTCGCGCGCCGTGATGGCGGCGGCCGAGCGAGCGGCGGGAGGACCGGTCGTCAAGATGCCGACCCTCGGAGGGAGCATCCCGATGTACCTGTTCCAGGGCGACGGTAAGGTCCCGGTCGTCGGCGTTCCGATCGCCAACCACGACAACAACCAGCACGCGGCCAACGAGAACATCCGGCTCAAGAATCTGTGGGACGGGATCGAGCTCTATGCGACCCTCTTCGCGGAGCTGTAGAGAGGGGCGCGGCCATTCATCGAGCGAATACCGGCGCGTGCCGCCCCGCGAGGCCCTGCGACCTACGCCCCGGTAGGCCTCGGGACCTCGCGGGCGAGCCGCATCCGGTCTCGCTCGCGCCTGACCGCGCCCCGGGATTCCGGCGGTTGGCGCGACGCTGAAGCGCGGCCAGGCGCGAGCCCGATGGCATTCGGGCAACGCGATACCCGTCGGCTCCGAACACACCCACGTTTGGCGCGGGGGCTCATCGCATCGCGGAAAGCTTTCGCCTCGGTGGCTCGCGCCCTGGCCTGCGCGGCGATCGGCGCGCTCAGCGCTGGATACCCTTCGCGAACAATCAGGCGATGCGATAAGCCCCGGGGCCCGACGAGAACCCGAGAGCAAGCGCGTCACCGTCGAGGAAGCTTGCCGGAGCGCGTGCCGTAAACTTCCGCGCCCGCCGCTCGTCTGATCGGGCGGAGGTGGGAATCATGAGAACCCGAAAGTCCCTCGGTGTCCTGACCCTCGCCGCGATCTCGCCGTTCCTCTTCGTGCCGCTCGCCGCGGCGGAGACGCGGATCCACGAGCGGAGGGAGAATCAGCAGCGGCGGATCGCGCAGGGGATCGCGAGCGGACGGCTCACGCCCCGCGAGACGGCCCGGCTCGAGCGGCAGGAATCGCGGCTCCACGGGGAGATCCGCCACATGCGGGAGGACAACGGCGGAAAGCTCACGGCCAAGGACCGGCGCATCGTGAACCGGCAGCAGAACCGCCTGTCCCGCCGCATTTATCGCCAGAAGCACGACGGCCAGACCCGAAGATAGGCGCCGCCGCTCCGACGGCCCGACGCGCTCCTCCCGCTTCGCGCGAGCGGGGGTTACGATTCGACCCTGGAGGGTCTCCCCATGCACGTCCTCAGGATCGAGCATCCGGTGCCGAGCTTCGATGGATGGAAGAAAGCCTTCGACCGCGACCCGATCGGGCGCAAGCAGATGGGCGTCCGACGTTACCGGGTCTTCCAGCCTGTCGACGATCTCGACTTCGCCGCGGTCGATCTTGAATTCGACTCGGCCGCCGAAGCCGAATCCTGCCGGAGCGCTCTAATCCGACTCTGGGGCCGGGTCGAAGGATCGGTGATGCGCGACCCGCGCGTCCGGAAACTCGCCGTCGTCGAGGACGCCGCACCGTAGCCGGTCCCCGGGCTTCCGCGGCGGTCAGGACGACGACGGCCGGCGGCCCCGCAGCCCGAGCAGCTCATCCTCGAGCTTCTTCTGCTCCGTGACGTCGCGGAAGCTCCACACTCTCCCCACGACACGGCCGTTGATCTTCTGCGGGGTGGAATACCGCTCGAACGTGCGCCCGTCCTTGAATCGGACCCAGTCGTAGCTCTGGCCCTCCGGCTCGCGATAGATCTCGGCGACCTTCTTGAGGAACTTCTCGGGGTTCTGCACCTGCTCGATGACCCACGCGCGGAGCCGCGGCTTGTCGAACGAGGTGACGAGCTCCGACGGGATCCCCCACATCTCGACGACCTTCCGGTTGAAGTCGACCAGGTCGCCGTCGAGGTCCACCACCAGGATGCCGTCCGCGGTGGCGTCGAACGTCGCGCGAAGCAGCGAGTGCGCCCGCGCGAGCCCCTCTTCCGCGCGGAAGATCTCCGTCACGTCGCGGAACGTCCAGACCCGGCCGGACGCCGGGTCGCCCGATCGGCACGGCACCGAGCGGCGCTCAAAACGCCTCCCGTCCTTGAAGAGGAGCGTGTCGAAGCTCCGCTTCTCCGGATCGGAGTAGACCTCCATGATCTTGTGCACGAACGCCGCCGGGTCCTGGAGCTGCTCCAGGACGAACGCGATCAGCGCGTCGTCGTCCCGCGCCGCCGCGACGGGCGGCGGGACGTTCCAGAGCGCGACGAATTGCCGGTTGAAGGTGACGATCTTCCCGTTCCCGTCGACGACGAGAATTCCGTCGCCGATGGCGTCGAGGGCGGACTTCAGGAGCGCGAACGCCTCTTCGAGCCGCGCCGGCTCGCCGGGGACTTCGGGGGGATCGTTGGAAGCCACGGGAGCCGTCGAGTATACGTCGCTCCCCGCGGCTCGACGAGGCGGGCGCGACGCCTGGCGCACGCCCGTCCGGCTCGGCCGGTCGCGCGCCGGACAACGAAAAGGCCGCCCGTGAGGCGGCCTTTCCCGACGAACACCGTTCTCAGATCGAAGGCGGAGGAGGAGTCGAGCCGTCGGGCGGCGGCGGGGCGCTGCTGGTCGTCGTCGCGGGCGGCGTCGTCTGCACCGGGGGCAGCGTGGTCGGAACGGGCGAGGCGCCCGGAGCCGTGCTCTGCACCGGTTCCGGGGCGGGCGTCGCCTGAATGGGAACGGGGACCATCTTCGGCGCGGCGACCTCCGGGACGGGCGCCGGAGCCGCGGGCTCCGCCGGAGCGGTCTCGCGCGTTCTGGTGCGAGCGGCCGCCGAGTGCCGGCGGTGAGTCGTCGAGCTCGACGTCTCCGTCTTCGTCGGCGCGGGAGCCGCGGCCTCCGCTGGAGCGGTCGTCTCCGTCGAGGGGACGGCGCTCTGCGCGGCCGTCGAAGGCGCCGTCTCGGCCGTCGTGAGCGGCGGAGGAGTGATCGCTACGGAAGCCGCCCCGTTGTCGACCGACGACTGGGTCGTCGTGCTGGCAACCTTCGGCTGCCTCATCGAATGCGCGACCGCCAGAGCGATGACGACCCCGACGACGACGACGATTCCGAGAAAGATCTCCAACCGGGTTTTTCGGGAACGATCCGCCTGGGCAGTTCTTTCTAACGAAAAATGCTGAGAAGCGCTTGCCATTCTGACCTCCGATCAGGACAAAGTGCAAGATCGGGGCCAGCAGAGAAGTCCGAAATTCGAATACCGAAATCCGAAACAAATCTGAAATTCAAATCTCGAAACGACCGGGCCCGCAATTCGAGCCGGGACGCGAGAACCGGCTGTGCGGAGAATCGCATCGTCTCGGGTTTCGAATTTCGGGCTTGTTTCGGGTTTCGAATTTCGAGCTTCGAATTTCTACGCTATTCCTGGATCGCGCGGCGGATGTCTTCGAGCGCCATCTCGATGCGGTCGCGATGAGTGCGGAACGAAAGAACGCAGATTCGGATCGCGAAATCGCCGCCGAGCATCGTTCCCGTCAGGTGCACGCGGCCGCGCGCGTTCACCGCCTCGAGCAGCCGCCGGTTCGCCTCGTTGACTTCGTCGGACGGGCGCCCCGGCCACGCGCGGCGGAAGGCCACGATCGAGAGCTGCGGCTCCGCGAGGATCTCGATCTCCGGCATCGCGCGGAGGGCGTCGGCCGCGAGCCTCGCCAGGGCGAGCTTCTCGCGGAGGTTCTCGCGGAAGGGCGCGATCCCGTGGAGCCGCACGGGGAGCCAGACGCGGATCCCTCGCCAGCTGCGCGAGAGCTCCGGCGAGATCTGGCAGAAGTCGACGAACTCCTCCTCTTCCTGCATCTCCGGCAGGTAGTCGGCCGTGAGCGCGTGCGCGCGCTTCAACGCCCCGCCGTCGCGGACGAGGAGACATCCGGTCCCGTACGGGAGGAACAGCCCCTTGTGCGGGTCGAGGATCACCGAATCGGAACGCTCGATCCCGGCGAGGATCGCCCGCCCTTCCTCCGTCAGCGCGAAGAACCCGCCGTACGCCGCGTCGACGTGGAACCACAACCCTTCCCGGCGCGCGAGGTCGGCGAGCGCGGGCAGGTCGTCGACGGCGCCGGTGTTCGTCGTCCCCGCGTTGCCGACGACGAGAAACGGCACGGCGCCGGCGGCGCGGTCGGCGGCGATCCGCTCCGCCAGAAGATCGACCCGGATCCGGAGCTTCGCGTCCGTCGGGATCGACCGGACGCTTCCCGGCGGAAACCCGGCGAGCATCGCCGCTTTCTCGACC from Thermoanaerobaculia bacterium encodes:
- a CDS encoding pyridoxal-dependent decarboxylase, giving the protein MPNSSPSERPLELSPSQFRALVEAATARIGKYIEALPRMSSAPPSEGAALAREIRQGMPEHGAPLEPLLDLLFDRVIPSSFCTPGPGYLAYIPGGGILATAVADLIADATNRYVGVWAAAPGLAQIEADVVAWLAGIVGYPPAARGVLTSGGSISNFSAIVTARREKLPPDFLSGSIYGSDQTHHSVEKAAMLAGFPPGSVRSIPTDAKLRIRVDLLAERIAADRAAGAVPFLVVGNAGTTNTGAVDDLPALADLARREGLWFHVDAAYGGFFALTEEGRAILAGIERSDSVILDPHKGLFLPYGTGCLLVRDGGALKRAHALTADYLPEMQEEEEFVDFCQISPELSRSWRGIRVWLPVRLHGIAPFRENLREKLALARLAADALRAMPEIEILAEPQLSIVAFRRAWPGRPSDEVNEANRRLLEAVNARGRVHLTGTMLGGDFAIRICVLSFRTHRDRIEMALEDIRRAIQE
- a CDS encoding PAS domain-containing protein, with protein sequence MASNDPPEVPGEPARLEEAFALLKSALDAIGDGILVVDGNGKIVTFNRQFVALWNVPPPVAAARDDDALIAFVLEQLQDPAAFVHKIMEVYSDPEKRSFDTLLFKDGRRFERRSVPCRSGDPASGRVWTFRDVTEIFRAEEGLARAHSLLRATFDATADGILVVDLDGDLVDFNRKVVEMWGIPSELVTSFDKPRLRAWVIEQVQNPEKFLKKVAEIYREPEGQSYDWVRFKDGRTFERYSTPQKINGRVVGRVWSFRDVTEQKKLEDELLGLRGRRPSSS
- a CDS encoding M20/M25/M40 family metallo-hydrolase; translated protein: LTVYGPNRGLHSGHYGNWAPNPIVRLTHLIDAMRDEEGRILIPRFENDVRPLSEAEKRAIAGVPRVDEELEKEYGFPRPEGGGASLVALLHRPALNVRGISAGHVGAEAANVIVPEASASIDFRLVPDETPESVRGKVESFVEKQGWFIVRQAPDAATRAAHPKIVRLEWEGGYPPARTPMDLPFSRAVMAAAERAAGGPVVKMPTLGGSIPMYLFQGDGKVPVVGVPIANHDNNQHAANENIRLKNLWDGIELYATLFAEL